A stretch of Prosthecochloris marina DNA encodes these proteins:
- a CDS encoding penicillin-binding transpeptidase domain-containing protein, whose amino-acid sequence MNWFIFLLFLFLLFPLQSKSQEIDRSLFTGYDTAFVLHNSSSGETISVDPVRAAKPLAPCSTFKIYNTLIGLELGLIEGSDEPWYSWDGVHRSYDAWNKDLSLREAFRVSAVPAFQILARQIGSECMKSYMERIGYGSMDISAGIDVFWLYHPERETVVISADEQVALLNKLLDGKLPFSDSNVETLRDVMLVAKTEKGTLYGKTGSGMDAEGSWTLGWFVGFVESKGNVYVFACNVKGGENPSGREAKAIVEGVLNARGLL is encoded by the coding sequence ATGAACTGGTTTATTTTTCTGCTTTTTCTTTTCCTCTTGTTTCCGCTGCAATCAAAGTCGCAGGAAATTGACAGATCCCTGTTCACGGGCTATGATACGGCATTCGTGCTCCACAACAGTTCTTCTGGGGAAACGATATCCGTTGATCCAGTGCGTGCCGCAAAGCCACTTGCTCCCTGTTCAACATTCAAGATCTACAACACGCTTATCGGGCTGGAACTTGGCCTGATCGAGGGTTCGGACGAACCGTGGTACTCATGGGACGGGGTGCATCGCAGCTATGATGCATGGAATAAAGACCTGTCGCTTCGTGAGGCATTTCGTGTTTCGGCGGTGCCTGCTTTTCAAATTCTTGCCCGGCAAATTGGGTCTGAGTGCATGAAATCATACATGGAGCGGATTGGTTATGGCAGTATGGATATTTCAGCCGGTATCGATGTTTTCTGGCTTTACCATCCCGAACGTGAAACAGTTGTTATCAGTGCAGACGAGCAAGTAGCACTTCTGAATAAACTGCTTGATGGAAAACTGCCTTTTTCTGACAGTAACGTCGAGACATTACGTGATGTAATGCTGGTTGCTAAAACTGAAAAAGGAACACTCTATGGAAAAACCGGTTCAGGAATGGATGCTGAAGGTAGTTGGACGCTGGGTTGGTTTGTCGGGTTCGTGGAGAGCAAAGGAAATGTTTACGTTTTTGCGTGTAATGTCAAAGGAGGTGAAAATCCTTCCGGCAGGGAAGCGAAAGCGATTGTCGAAGGAGTTTTAAACGCTCGAGGGTTATTGTAA
- a CDS encoding protein tyrosine phosphatase family protein yields MSIEEITNYKAISESLASSGQPEELQFKEIAEAGFEVVINLAMPNSDNAIPEEGYIVTARKMMYVHLAVPFESPTAEHLRSFFSLMQAFEGKKCWVHCVVNYRVSAFLYQYFRLVHKVSSEEAKKVIIAEWEPNMVWRDFMGLEGKDVGL; encoded by the coding sequence ATGAGCATCGAAGAAATCACAAACTACAAGGCGATTTCGGAAAGTTTAGCTTCTTCCGGTCAGCCTGAAGAACTGCAGTTTAAGGAAATCGCTGAAGCGGGTTTTGAAGTGGTGATCAATCTAGCGATGCCAAACTCCGATAACGCGATACCGGAAGAAGGTTACATCGTAACAGCGCGAAAGATGATGTACGTGCATCTTGCCGTTCCATTCGAATCACCTACGGCTGAGCATCTGAGGTCGTTTTTCTCTCTTATGCAGGCATTTGAAGGGAAGAAGTGCTGGGTGCATTGTGTCGTGAATTACAGAGTGTCAGCGTTCCTGTATCAATATTTCAGGTTGGTTCACAAAGTGAGTTCTGAAGAAGCGAAGAAAGTCATTATCGCTGAGTGGGAGCCAAATATGGTATGGCGAGATTTCATGGGTCTGGAAGGAAAAGATGTTGGGTTATAA
- a CDS encoding GNAT family N-acetyltransferase: protein MKLRPALANDAETLFDIRCSVVENYQSREELASLGITIQSVKEMIEGEDYITILAEEDGQPVGFSMVQISDGYVFACFVRPEFQGNGFGRVLMDAAEEGLRRVGVQKAWLSTGSESELRAVGFYLHLGWYKDGFLDDGQVVFRKTLVSAEQGASADADKPRH, encoded by the coding sequence ATGAAATTGAGACCAGCGTTGGCCAATGACGCCGAGACATTATTTGATATCCGGTGTTCGGTCGTGGAGAACTACCAATCACGAGAGGAACTGGCAAGCCTCGGCATAACCATTCAAAGCGTCAAGGAAATGATTGAAGGGGAAGACTACATTACGATCCTCGCTGAGGAAGACGGTCAGCCCGTCGGATTCTCGATGGTGCAAATTTCGGATGGCTACGTTTTCGCCTGCTTTGTAAGACCTGAATTTCAAGGCAACGGGTTTGGACGGGTGCTTATGGATGCCGCCGAAGAGGGATTGCGCAGAGTGGGAGTTCAAAAAGCGTGGCTTTCGACAGGGTCGGAATCCGAACTTCGAGCAGTAGGATTTTATTTACATCTCGGTTGGTATAAAGATGGTTTCCTTGACGACGGACAGGTCGTTTTCAGAAAGACGTTGGTTAGTGCTGAACAAGGCGCTTCAGCGGATGCGGACAAGCCGCGCCACTGA
- a CDS encoding GNAT family N-acetyltransferase: protein MTKENVLIRDEKKYDADVITEVTAAAFESLEFSTHTEQFIIEELRSSRALTLSLVAEVDGHVVGHIAFSPVAISDGTTDWYGLGPVSVLPPYQRKGIGTALIQEGLSRLKDLGAKGCCLIGHPQYYRKFGFENVPGLGLKGVPEEIFFALSFDGCFPQGNTTLHEAFKATGPQAPAGNTDASNS, encoded by the coding sequence ATGACAAAAGAAAATGTCCTGATAAGAGACGAGAAAAAGTACGATGCCGACGTCATTACCGAAGTGACTGCGGCGGCTTTCGAGTCTCTGGAATTCAGCACCCACACGGAGCAGTTCATCATCGAGGAGCTTCGTTCCTCAAGGGCCTTGACCTTATCACTGGTCGCAGAAGTAGACGGCCATGTTGTGGGGCATATCGCATTTTCTCCCGTGGCCATTTCAGATGGCACCACTGATTGGTACGGACTTGGGCCGGTTTCCGTGCTGCCGCCCTACCAGCGAAAAGGTATTGGCACAGCGCTGATACAGGAAGGGCTGTCACGATTGAAAGACCTCGGGGCTAAAGGCTGCTGTCTCATCGGGCATCCACAGTATTACAGGAAATTTGGATTTGAAAATGTTCCCGGGCTTGGACTGAAGGGAGTTCCAGAAGAGATATTTTTCGCACTTTCTTTTGACGGCTGTTTTCCGCAGGGTAATACCACACTCCACGAAGCATTCAAAGCTACCGGCCCGCAAGCGCCAGCAGGAAACACAGACGCGTCGAACTCCTGA
- a CDS encoding TIR domain-containing protein, with translation MSHGKNMEIVEQVETMLGVAEIPYELAVTEETSAIPVPEKVFNSMRKCNAAVIIVSVDEEPTEDKMPSINQNVLIEIGAAFVLYNKKVILLWDKRIPVPSNLQGLYRSEFEGDELSWKAGMKLMTALKDFQNA, from the coding sequence ATTTCTCACGGTAAAAATATGGAGATCGTAGAGCAAGTCGAAACAATGCTGGGAGTAGCAGAGATCCCCTATGAGCTTGCCGTCACAGAAGAAACGAGTGCAATTCCCGTTCCGGAGAAAGTCTTCAATTCAATGCGGAAATGCAACGCTGCAGTCATTATCGTGTCTGTTGATGAAGAGCCTACTGAAGATAAAATGCCTTCAATTAATCAGAATGTTTTGATCGAAATTGGTGCGGCTTTCGTTCTCTATAATAAGAAGGTAATTCTACTCTGGGATAAGCGAATCCCAGTGCCTTCAAACCTTCAAGGTCTCTATCGTTCGGAATTTGAAGGTGACGAACTTTCATGGAAAGCCGGTATGAAGTTAATGACGGCATTGAAAGATTTTCAAAATGCCTGA
- a CDS encoding SIR2 family protein, translated as MKKKLMVVIGAGASIELGMPSVRGVDLLFTEWAKDGYQLANYEDKTLYCYIRDEVNSYYSKNPKQGLCKESNYEEILYVILQLSAALGDDNYSLPMNAFCELKKLPKLKLDAGNKFVSGDDLRQLCYRLVDKLIDEFRERCKVSKESKKIYFQIFENFINQLNSDYDVAFITLNYDDLITQACPHLFTGFDDNGTFYPVSIYERSDWELIYHLHGSVHFDMQGEGLDMHAIKWNADLNSTFSDNSLGRNSQGNSEGISMPTSVIVAGYGKTNQIQRSPFRTYYSRIDEISAKADAFLFLGYGFNDFHLNNSLHTIRRGDRNKPVVIIDWAPDDQDPMQFRYDEWAINLCKTIAVNANEMATKHNKNAAPDIADLKENGEFEVSRNSKCPLSIWYGGFIEACKSYSAIKSELEAGS; from the coding sequence ATGAAAAAAAAGCTAATGGTTGTTATTGGAGCTGGTGCTTCGATTGAGTTAGGAATGCCTAGTGTAAGAGGTGTCGATCTCTTGTTTACTGAGTGGGCAAAAGATGGGTATCAGCTAGCTAATTATGAAGATAAAACTTTGTATTGTTATATAAGGGATGAAGTCAACAGTTATTACAGCAAAAACCCAAAGCAAGGATTATGTAAGGAATCAAACTATGAAGAAATTCTATATGTGATACTTCAACTATCAGCCGCTCTTGGAGATGATAATTACAGTCTGCCTATGAATGCTTTTTGTGAGTTGAAAAAACTACCAAAATTAAAGTTAGATGCAGGCAATAAATTTGTTAGTGGTGATGATCTTAGGCAACTTTGCTATAGACTGGTAGATAAGTTGATAGATGAGTTTAGAGAGCGTTGCAAGGTTTCTAAAGAGAGCAAAAAGATATATTTCCAGATTTTTGAAAATTTTATTAATCAGCTAAACAGCGACTATGATGTTGCGTTTATAACTCTAAACTATGATGACCTTATAACGCAAGCTTGTCCTCATCTTTTTACTGGATTCGATGATAACGGGACTTTTTATCCTGTTAGTATTTATGAAAGATCTGACTGGGAGTTAATATATCACTTACACGGATCAGTCCACTTTGACATGCAAGGAGAAGGGCTGGATATGCACGCTATCAAGTGGAATGCTGATTTAAATTCTACATTTAGTGATAATTCCTTAGGTAGAAATTCCCAAGGTAACTCTGAGGGCATAAGCATGCCAACCTCTGTAATTGTTGCTGGTTATGGAAAAACTAATCAAATTCAGAGGTCGCCGTTCAGAACTTATTACTCAAGAATTGATGAAATTTCAGCTAAGGCTGATGCGTTTCTATTTTTGGGCTATGGGTTCAACGATTTCCACCTAAATAATTCTCTACATACAATAAGAAGGGGGGATCGAAATAAACCGGTAGTCATAATTGACTGGGCTCCTGATGATCAGGATCCAATGCAGTTTAGGTACGATGAGTGGGCTATAAATCTTTGTAAAACCATAGCAGTAAATGCAAACGAAATGGCAACAAAGCACAATAAAAATGCCGCTCCTGACATTGCAGACTTAAAAGAAAATGGTGAGTTTGAAGTTTCAAGAAATTCAAAATGTCCACTTTCAATTTGGTATGGAGGATTTATTGAGGCCTGCAAGAGTTACAGCGCGATCAAATCTGAATTGGAAGCAGGCAGCTAA
- a CDS encoding competence protein CoiA codes for MKYALLNDEKIEATKGAKGVCPSCGAELIAKCGELKVNHWSHKGNRNCDKWWENETEWHRSWKANFPIEWQEVVHFDQSGEKHIADVKTQSGWILEFQHSLLNPEERLSRNNFYQKLVWVVDGTRRKIDKKQFEKMLEESKPLPTNVPIIRTYFPDECRLLKEWHNNSLVFFDFKTTKDVAQSMLWFLFPKTPLHSAYLSPFSRASFIQLFNSDNFDKFFDDIIQPIHTEITKGELKQQAANTHTRTRALPRFDGHTSRRKRRYRRL; via the coding sequence ATGAAATACGCACTTTTGAATGATGAGAAAATTGAAGCAACTAAAGGCGCTAAGGGAGTTTGTCCGAGTTGTGGTGCTGAATTAATTGCTAAATGTGGCGAGTTGAAAGTAAATCATTGGTCTCACAAGGGTAATCGAAACTGTGACAAATGGTGGGAAAATGAAACTGAATGGCATCGCTCATGGAAGGCTAATTTTCCTATAGAGTGGCAAGAAGTAGTTCATTTTGATCAAAGTGGCGAAAAGCACATAGCTGATGTTAAGACACAAAGTGGATGGATTCTTGAATTTCAACACTCCCTTCTAAATCCTGAAGAACGTCTATCCAGAAATAATTTTTATCAGAAACTGGTTTGGGTTGTGGATGGAACAAGAAGAAAAATAGATAAAAAGCAGTTTGAGAAAATGCTGGAAGAAAGCAAACCACTTCCTACAAATGTTCCTATTATAAGAACATACTTTCCAGATGAATGCAGGCTATTAAAAGAATGGCATAATAATTCTTTAGTGTTTTTTGACTTCAAAACTACGAAAGATGTTGCACAGTCAATGCTTTGGTTTTTATTTCCTAAAACACCATTACACAGTGCCTACCTGTCCCCATTTTCACGCGCTAGCTTTATTCAGTTATTTAACAGTGATAACTTCGATAAGTTCTTTGATGATATTATTCAGCCAATTCACACAGAGATAACAAAAGGGGAGCTCAAACAACAAGCGGCAAACACACATACTCGAACTCGGGCACTGCCAAGATTTGATGGACACACCAGCAGAAGGAAAAGACGGTATAGACGTCTTTAA
- a CDS encoding DM13 domain-containing protein codes for MKIRVVLLIVTHFAVGVLGFGVGIYTLPILIAQSAPSEAAIEEVSSEARYTAQFRRDLKGSDALHWGEGTVSVGPKYISLTGRLAPGPDYKLYLSPEFVETEADFNRLKSTMVRVGDVKTFENFVLEVPPDIDPSKFTSVIVWCEAFGEFITSAKYQ; via the coding sequence ATGAAAATACGCGTGGTATTACTGATCGTAACGCACTTTGCCGTAGGCGTCTTGGGATTCGGGGTCGGCATCTATACATTACCTATTCTTATTGCCCAGTCTGCGCCAAGCGAAGCTGCAATAGAGGAGGTGTCCTCGGAAGCAAGGTATACAGCTCAATTCCGAAGAGATTTGAAAGGCAGTGATGCTTTGCATTGGGGAGAAGGTACGGTTTCGGTTGGCCCCAAGTACATTTCCCTTACGGGCCGGCTGGCGCCTGGTCCAGATTACAAACTCTATCTTTCTCCGGAATTCGTCGAGACCGAAGCAGACTTCAATCGTTTGAAGTCTACTATGGTTCGCGTGGGCGATGTTAAAACATTCGAGAACTTTGTGTTGGAAGTCCCGCCAGATATCGATCCTTCGAAATTCACGAGCGTTATTGTTTGGTGCGAAGCTTTCGGAGAGTTTATTACGTCTGCCAAATACCAGTAG
- a CDS encoding class I SAM-dependent methyltransferase gives MSDNTIGRFFEYLNWLFNPFHGLKTTEVYDLIGTTSLTENALYLNLGYWRDVDTIDEASEALALLVAKRGGMGLGDIVLDCGYGFGDQDILWTRSMKPEKIIGLNITKSQVERARMNVADAGLGESIDLREGSATEMPIDNESIDLVVSVESAFHYRTREDFFKEAFRVLRSGGRLVTADILPTKNSNNLFRRIEQWISWNLVAGKFNIPQENYYLIPSYDNKLSKAGFVNTDIKSIRDDVYMPLHEYLSRDRTFVDKLPPLAKMLAQSTFNRSADSVYAGLDYVLSYAEKP, from the coding sequence ATGTCAGACAACACGATCGGTCGTTTTTTTGAATATCTGAATTGGCTTTTCAATCCGTTTCATGGGCTGAAGACAACGGAAGTCTATGATCTGATTGGCACCACGTCTCTTACTGAGAATGCGTTATATCTCAATCTTGGCTATTGGCGGGATGTGGATACCATTGATGAAGCCAGTGAAGCGCTTGCGCTTCTGGTGGCGAAAAGAGGGGGCATGGGCCTGGGTGATATCGTACTGGACTGCGGATACGGTTTTGGCGATCAGGATATTCTCTGGACGAGGAGCATGAAGCCTGAAAAAATCATCGGGCTGAATATTACGAAATCTCAGGTTGAGCGAGCCCGGATGAATGTTGCTGATGCGGGACTCGGAGAATCAATAGATTTACGGGAAGGCTCGGCAACAGAGATGCCGATTGACAATGAATCCATTGATCTGGTCGTTTCCGTGGAAAGCGCGTTCCACTATCGAACCCGTGAGGATTTTTTCAAGGAAGCGTTCCGCGTTCTGCGTTCGGGCGGGAGGCTTGTGACAGCTGACATTTTACCAACAAAAAACTCCAATAATCTCTTCAGGCGAATAGAGCAGTGGATTTCATGGAACCTTGTGGCAGGTAAATTCAATATTCCGCAAGAAAACTACTATTTGATCCCATCCTACGATAACAAACTCTCCAAAGCCGGATTTGTCAATACTGATATCAAGTCAATACGTGACGATGTCTATATGCCTCTTCATGAGTATCTGTCAAGAGACCGGACGTTTGTCGACAAGCTGCCTCCTCTGGCAAAGATGCTTGCGCAATCAACATTCAATCGCTCTGCTGACAGTGTCTATGCTGGACTGGATTATGTTCTTTCTTATGCTGAAAAGCCATGA
- a CDS encoding PhzF family phenazine biosynthesis protein, giving the protein MMHIPFYQINSFARGPFSGNPAGVCLLEKWLPDALLQSIAAENNLSETAFLVPRENDYDIRWFSPLVEVDLCGHGTLASAHLIFNVLNKDAEKVMFMSKSGCLSVERRDGLLWLDFPSRKPSPCVVPDGLETALGIVPSCVLAARDLMVVFDDEQTVRELEPDIEGVARLNYHGLILTAPGSRSDFVSRFFAPRVGVPEDPVTGSAHCTLIPYWAERLDKPVLCALQLSRRGGELFCKDRMERVSIGGNAMTYCSGTITI; this is encoded by the coding sequence ATGATGCACATTCCATTTTACCAAATCAATTCGTTTGCACGTGGGCCTTTTTCCGGGAACCCGGCAGGAGTATGCTTGCTTGAAAAGTGGTTGCCTGACGCACTGCTTCAGTCGATTGCGGCTGAAAACAATCTGTCAGAAACGGCATTTCTGGTACCGAGAGAGAATGATTACGACATACGCTGGTTTTCTCCTTTGGTCGAGGTTGATCTATGTGGTCATGGAACGCTTGCCAGCGCTCACTTGATTTTCAACGTTTTGAATAAAGACGCGGAAAAGGTGATGTTTATGAGCAAGAGCGGGTGCTTATCAGTGGAAAGACGGGATGGGCTGTTGTGGCTTGATTTTCCATCTCGTAAGCCCTCCCCATGTGTTGTTCCGGATGGTTTGGAAACTGCATTAGGCATAGTGCCATCGTGTGTTTTAGCAGCCCGTGATCTCATGGTGGTGTTCGATGACGAACAGACCGTAAGGGAGCTCGAGCCAGATATAGAAGGGGTTGCTCGTCTGAATTACCATGGGCTTATCCTTACGGCGCCAGGTAGCCGTTCGGATTTCGTTTCCCGTTTTTTCGCACCACGCGTCGGTGTTCCTGAAGATCCTGTTACAGGATCAGCACACTGCACCTTAATTCCTTATTGGGCCGAACGCCTTGACAAGCCAGTCTTATGTGCATTACAGCTAAGCAGGCGCGGGGGAGAGCTGTTTTGTAAAGATAGAATGGAGAGGGTTTCGATAGGAGGGAATGCCATGACATATTGTTCCGGTACCATAACAATATGA
- the guaB gene encoding IMP dehydrogenase, whose product MTKILYEALTFDDVLLVPAYSEVLPKETSVKTSLTKEIQLNIPLVSAAMDTVTESELAIAIARSGGIGFIHKNLTIMQQAREVARVKRYESGIIRDPFTLYENASVQDALDLMKKHSISGIPIIEKPVSSDDASMKLKGIITNRDLRFNPSPEQPISSIMTSENLITADENINLEDAEEILLSNKIEKLLITDPQGNLKGLITFKDIQKRKLYPDSCKDKHGRLRVGAAVGIRANTIDRVMALVEAGVDVVAVDTAHGHSKAVGDMVRTIKKSLPDLQVIAGNVATAEAVRDLVAAGADAVKVGIGPGSICTTRVVAGVGMPQLTAIMNCTAEASKTGTPIIADGGIKYSGDIAKAIAAGADSVMIGSIFAGTDESPGETILYEGRRFKAYRGMGSLGAMSEPEGSSDRYFQDASSESKKYVPEGIEGRIPAKGALEEVIYQLIGGLKSSMGYCGVNSTDEMKHNTTFVRITQAGLRESHPHDVMITKEAPNYSVS is encoded by the coding sequence ATGACAAAAATTCTCTACGAAGCGCTTACGTTCGATGATGTTTTGCTCGTCCCGGCTTATTCGGAAGTTCTTCCCAAGGAAACAAGTGTAAAAACTTCCCTCACAAAAGAGATTCAACTGAATATTCCCTTGGTCAGCGCAGCAATGGATACCGTTACGGAATCGGAACTCGCTATCGCTATCGCCCGGTCCGGAGGTATAGGATTTATCCACAAGAACCTCACGATCATGCAACAAGCTCGAGAGGTAGCAAGGGTGAAGCGTTATGAAAGCGGCATTATTCGTGATCCGTTTACCCTGTATGAAAACGCTTCTGTACAGGATGCCCTCGATCTGATGAAAAAGCATTCGATTTCCGGTATTCCGATTATCGAAAAACCTGTAAGCTCTGACGACGCATCCATGAAGCTCAAGGGAATCATCACAAACCGAGATTTGAGATTCAATCCTTCACCGGAGCAGCCGATCTCAAGCATCATGACCAGTGAGAATCTGATTACCGCTGATGAGAACATAAATCTTGAAGATGCAGAAGAAATACTGTTATCGAACAAGATTGAAAAGCTCCTGATCACTGATCCGCAAGGGAACCTGAAAGGTTTGATAACGTTCAAGGATATTCAAAAAAGAAAACTCTACCCCGATTCATGCAAAGACAAGCATGGCAGACTTCGGGTTGGTGCGGCAGTCGGCATACGAGCAAACACGATCGATCGCGTTATGGCGCTTGTTGAAGCAGGTGTCGACGTTGTAGCGGTCGATACGGCACACGGTCATAGCAAGGCTGTAGGAGACATGGTAAGAACCATCAAAAAAAGCCTCCCCGATCTTCAGGTGATTGCCGGTAACGTTGCAACCGCGGAAGCAGTCAGGGATCTTGTCGCAGCAGGTGCCGACGCCGTCAAGGTGGGTATCGGTCCGGGCAGCATCTGCACAACCAGGGTCGTTGCCGGTGTCGGTATGCCTCAACTCACAGCCATCATGAACTGTACCGCCGAAGCCTCAAAAACCGGCACCCCTATCATTGCTGACGGCGGCATCAAGTATAGCGGTGATATTGCAAAAGCTATTGCTGCAGGTGCCGACTCGGTCATGATAGGCAGCATCTTTGCCGGAACCGACGAGAGCCCTGGAGAAACGATTCTGTATGAAGGAAGAAGGTTCAAGGCATACAGGGGAATGGGCTCGCTTGGTGCGATGTCTGAACCGGAAGGTAGCAGCGACCGCTATTTCCAGGATGCTTCGAGTGAAAGCAAAAAATATGTTCCGGAAGGCATCGAAGGCAGAATACCGGCGAAAGGTGCACTCGAAGAGGTTATTTATCAGCTTATCGGAGGATTGAAGTCGTCAATGGGATACTGCGGCGTAAACTCTACGGATGAAATGAAGCACAACACCACCTTTGTACGCATAACTCAGGCAGGACTGAGGGAAAGCCATCCACATGATGTCATGATCACCAAAGAGGCCCCGAATTATTCGGTATCGTAA